Proteins encoded in a region of the Prunus persica cultivar Lovell chromosome G4, Prunus_persica_NCBIv2, whole genome shotgun sequence genome:
- the LOC18779564 gene encoding isocitrate dehydrogenase [NADP] isoform X1 has product MESFNKIKVTNPVVEMDGDEMTRIFWKSIKDKLIFPFLELDIKYFDLGLPNRDATNDKVTIESAEATLKYNVAIKCATITPDETRVKEFNLKQMWRSPNGTIRNILNGTVFREPIICRNVPRLVPGWTKPICIGRHAFGDQYRATDAIIEGPGKLKMVFVPDGPNEKTEWEVYNFTGAGGIALSMYNTDESIRAFAEASMNTAYQKKWPLYLSTKNTILKKYDGRFKDIFQEVYEAHWRSRFEAAGIWYEHRLIDDMVAYALKSEGGYVWACKNYDGDVQSDFLAQGFGSLGLMTSILVCPDGKTIEAEAAHGTVTRHYRVHQKGGETSTNSIASIFAWSRGLAHRAKLDGNDRLLDYTEKLEAACVSTVESGKMTKDLALLIHGPKVTRSKYLNTEEFIDAVAEELRVRLFSRAKL; this is encoded by the exons ATGGAGTCATTCAACAAGATAAAGGTCACCAACCCGGTTGTCGAAATGGATG GAGATGAAATGACTCGAATTTTCTGGAAATCGATAAAAGATAAG CTTATCTTTCCCTTCCTGGAGTTGGATATCAAGTACTTTGACCTTGGCCTCCCTAATCGTGATGCCACCAATGATAAAGTCACAATTGAAAGTGCTGAAGCTACTCTTAA GTACAATGTTGCAATAAAGTGTGCAACTATAACTCCAG ATGAGACTCGTGTTAAGGAGTTCAACTTGAAACAGATGTGGAGGAGTCCAAATGGGACAATACGGAACATTTTAAATG GTACTGTTTTTAGAGAACCAATTATCTGCAGAAATGTTCCCCGACTTGTTCCAG GTTGGACAAAGCCAATATGCATTGGGAGGCATGCTTTTGGTGACCAGTACCGAGCAACTGATGCAATCATAGAAGGACCTGGAAAACTTAAAATGGTTTTTG TACCTGATGGGCCCAATGAGAAGACAGAGTGGGAGGTTTACAACTTTACTGGTGCTGGAGGCATAGCTTTGTCCATGTATAACACGGATGAG TCTATCCGTGCTTTTGCTGAGGCTTCCATGAACACTGCCTATCAGAAAAAGTGGCCACTATATCTTAGCACTAAAAATACTATTCTGAAGAAATATGATGGAAG ATTCAAGGACATCTTCCAGGAAGTTTATGAAGCTCATTGGAGATCCAGATTTGAGGCTGCAGGGATTTG GTATGAACACCGTCTTATTGATGATATGGTTGCTTATGCTCTCAAAAGTGAAGGAGGTTATGTTTGGGCATGCAAAAATTATGATGGGGATGTGCAAAGTGACTTCTTAGCCCAAG GCTTTGGATCTCTGGGGCTGATGACATCTATACTG GTGTGCCCAGATGGAAAGACCATTGAAGCTGAGGCAGCCCATGGTACAGTAACACGCCATTACCGAGTTCACCAAAAAGGAGGTGAAACCAGCACAAACAGCATAGCTTCTATCTTTGCTTGGTCCCGAGGTCTTGCACACAG GGCAAAGTTGGATGGCAATGACAGACTCTTGGATTATACGGAGAAGCTTGAAGCAGCCTGTGTTTCGACTGTCGAATCTGGGAAGATGACCAAGGATCTTGCACTCCTTATCCATGGGCCTAA GGTCACTAGGTCTAAGTATCTGAATACCGAAGAATTTATTGATGCTGTGGCTGAGGAGCTGAGAGTGAGATTGTTTAGCAGAGCAAAGTTGTAA
- the LOC18780374 gene encoding pentatricopeptide repeat-containing protein At2g26790, mitochondrial, whose protein sequence is MCMWLSSIRLGFPRKRIQPTQSNRNHLMFIYGGASVGGFKWASSQTALSHWNSCSSPSDESDDNYVTACTTDTNSNNSDATHFFSQLDTFGVVSNLNSLKNEPNLAFSFFHQLKGDGFQHDVFTYSTLIRILCSWGLYRKLDILFLDLIKSSEDLGFQFSDLLETIAEGIEASPSMVRAYDALLKSFVSLNMFDEAIDVLFQTKRRGFVPHVFTSNFLMNRLIEHGKVDMAVAIYKQLKRIGLSPNDYTYAIVIKGLCKKGSLEEAVDVFQEMEKAGVTPSAFAYTAYIEGLCTNRKSDLGYQVLQACNGANVHIDVYAYNTVIRGFCDEMKFDEAESIFLDMEKRGVVPDSYTYGAIICGYCKNRFLLKALTLHNDMVSKGIKTNCVIVSFILQCMCKMGMPSEAVDYFIEYKSLGIYLDEVSYNIAVDALCKLGKVDQALELLEEMKCKHMILDIMHYTTLIKGYCLQGNVVNAVNLLEEMKEKGLKPDITTYNVLAAGFSRNGLGAEALDLLDYMESQGFKPDSVTHNMIIENLCIGGKVKQAEAFVKSLEYKSVDTYSAMISGYCEAKDTRKAYELLIRLAKGGTLVKKGVCFKVLSNLCVEGDNDRAILLLESMLALNVEPRKTMYNKVIASLCKAGEVKKAHWFFDTLVERGFTPDVINYTMLINSYCRVNCLREAHDLFYDMKRKGIQPDIITYTVLLDSYSKRNLRRVHSPLGASGDKEERMNAFTLWTEMKEMEIRPDVICYTVLIDRQCKTDNLQDAIALFDEMTNRGLEPDTVTYTALLSGCCNRGDVDKAVTLVNEMSSKGIQPDSHTLLVLQHGILKAKKVQFRK, encoded by the coding sequence ATGTGTATGTGGCTTTCGTCCATTAGACTGGGTTTTCCCAGAAAACGCATTCAACCCACACAAAGCAATCGCAATCATTTGATGTTTATCTATGGTGGTGCTAGTGTTGGTGGTTTCAAGTGGGCGTCTTCCCAAACGGCTCTTTCCCACTGGAACTCCTGTTCATCCCCTTCTGATGAATCTGATGACAATTATGTTACTGCTTGCACCACAGACACCAACTCCAATAACTCCGATGCAACCCATTTCTTCTCTCAATTAGATACCTTTGGGGTTGTTAGCAACCTCAACAGTCTAAAAAACGAACCCAATTTGGCATTTTCCTTCTTCCACCAGTTGAAGGGAGATGGCTTCCAACACGATGTCTTCACCTATTCCACACTTATTAGAATTTTATGCTCGTGGGGTTTGTATAGGAAGCTGGATATTCTCTTCTTGGACCTTATTAAGAGCTCTGAAGACCTTGGATTTCAGTTTTCGGATTTGTTGGAAACCATTGCGGAGGGAATTGAGGCTTCCCCGTCGATGGTTCGAGCTTATGATGCATTGCTCAAGTCTTTTGTCAGTTTGAACATGTTTGATGAGGCCATCGATGTTTTGTTTCAAACAAAAAGGCGTGGGTTTGTGCCGCATGTCTTTACTagtaattttttaatgaaccgCTTGATTGAGCATGGTAAAGTGGATATGGCTGTGGCTATATACAAGCAGTTGAAACGGATTGGTTTGAGCCCTAATGATTACACCTACGCAATTGTCATCAAGGGACTTTGCAAGAAAGGTAGCTTGGAAGAGGCTGTGGACGTGTTTCAGGAGATGGAGAAAGCTGGGGTAACCCCTAGCGCCTTTGCCTACACAGCATATATTGAAGGACTTTGCACCAATCGTAAGTCGGATTTAGGATATCAAGTGCTCCAAGCATGCAATGGGGCAAATGTCCATATTGATGTCTATGCTTACAACACAGTCATTCGTGGGTTCTGtgatgagatgaaatttgatGAAGCTGAAAGCATCTTTCTTGATATGGAAAAGCGAGGGGTGGTCCCTGATTCTTATACATATGGTGCAATAATATGTGGATACTGCAAGAATCGCTTTTTGTTAAAAGCTTTGACACTCCATAATGACATGGTGTCGAAGGGTATAAAAACAAATTGTGTGATTGTTAGTTTTATTCttcagtgcatgtgtaagatGGGCATGCCTTCTGAAGCTGTGGATTATTTCATAGAATATAAGAGCTTGGGGATCTATCTTGATGAGGTTTCCTACAATATCGCTGTGGATGCTTTGTGCAAGCTGGGGAAAGTGGACCAAGCCTTAGAATTGCTTGAAGAGATGAAGTGTAAGCATATGATCTTAGATATAATGCACTACACCACATTGATTAAAGGCTACTGTCTTCAGGGGAATGTTGTTAATGCCGTAAATCTTTTGGaggaaatgaaggaaaaaggtCTAAAGCCAGACATTACTACTTACAATGTACTTGCTGCTGGGTTTTCTAGAAATGGCTTGGGAGCTGAAGCACTTGACCTTTTGGATTATATGGAGTCACAGGGTTTTAAACCAGACTCTGTTACACACAACatgataattgaaaatttatgtaTAGGAGGAAAAGTCAAACAAGCTGAAGCATTTGTAAAGAGTTTGGAATATAAGAGCGTTGATACCTATTCTGCCATGATCAGTGGGTACTGTGAAGCCAAGGATACAAGAAAAGCCTATGAACTTCTTATTAGGTTGGCAAAGGGAGGAACTTTAGTTAAAAAAGGTGTTTGCTTTAAAGTACTCAGTAACCTTTGTGTTGAAGGTGATAATGACAGAGCTATTTTATTGCTAGAGTCAATGTTGGCCTTAAATGTGGAACCTAGAAAAACTATGTACAACAAAGTCATAGCTTCTCTGTGCAAAGCTGGAGAGGTGAAAAAGGCCCATTGGTTTTTTGATACTTTAGTTGAGAGAGGATTCACTCCCGATGTCATTAACTACACAATGTTGATAAATAGCTACTGCAGGGTGAATTGTTTGCGGGAAGCCCATGATCTCTTCTATGATATGAAAAGGAAAGGGATTCAACCTGATATCATCACTTACACAGTTTTGCTTGATAGTTATTCAAAAAGAAACCTAAGAAGGGTTCACTCCCCTCTAGGCGCAAGTGGAGATAAGGAAGAAAGGATGAATGCTTTCACTCTTTGGACTGAGATGAAGGAAATGGAAATAAGACCTGATGTAATTTGTTATACTGTCTTGATAGACAGACAGTGTAAAACAGACAACCTTCAGGATGCTATTGCACTCTTTGATGAAATGACTAACAGAGGATTAGAACCTGATACAGTGACATACACAGCTCTTCTGTCTGGCTGTTGTAATAGGGGAGATGTGGATAAGGCTGTAACCCTTGTTAATGAGATGTCTTCTAAGGGAATACAGCCAGATAGCCATACACTCTTGGTTCTACAACATGGAATCCTAAAAGCCAAGAAAGTGCAGTTTCGGAAGTAA
- the LOC18778573 gene encoding serine/threonine-protein kinase RHS3 — MSSNPANFSDSSEMSYSSSDETPCGPKMQSHAKTGINSSNDKVYDPNRVDRVAKSSVKSTQNSSGGPQHVDPISKGTEFGTKTVAEPTTNHHPYPSPMAPANSELLTTSTGMAIGASKSTSSITNLGQMSGSSSRSDSLESSSSAPLRPHTGGDVRWDAITMVSKGSPLNLSHFRLLKRIGYGDIGSVYLVELRGTNTFFAMKVMDKASLASRNKLLRAQTEREILGLLDHPFLPTLYSYFETDKFYCLVMEYCSGGNLHSLRQKQPNKHFTEEAARFYASQVLLALEYLHMLGIVYRDLKPENVLVRDEGHIMLSDFDLSLRCSVNPTLVKSSSVHVSNGGGGGGGGGILDDDLAVHGCMQPSHFFPRILPGKKNRKSKSDFGLSANGNLPELMAEPTNVRSMSFVGTHEYLAPEIIRGEGHGSAVDWWTFGIFLYELLHGTTPFKGHGNRATLFNVVGQPLKFPETPQVSVVARNLIRGLLVKEPQKRIAYKRGATEIKQHPFFEGVNWALVRCATPPHVPEPVDFSQYASKEANTADKKITDIRGDKKNNSHNDSSYVDFEYF; from the exons ATGTCTTCAAATCCAGCTAATTTTTCTGACTCATCTGAG ATGAGCTACAGTTCATCAGATGAAACACCATGTGGACCCAAGATGCAATCTCATGCCAAGACTGGTATAAATTCATCGAATGATAAGGTTTACGACCCCAATAGGGTAGATAGAGTAGCAAAATCTAGTGTCAAATCAACTCAAAATTCATCAGGTGGACCTCAACATGTGGATCCAATTTCTAAAGGAACGGAATTTGGTACTAAGACTGTAGCTGAGCCAACCACCAACCATCATCCATATCCAAGCCCAATGGCACCTGCAAATTCTGAACTTCTAACCACTTCAACGGGAATGGCAATAGGAGCATCAAAGAGTACCAGTTCTATCACCAACCTGGGCCAAATGAGTGGTAGTAGCTCTCGATCCGACAGCTTAGAGAGTTCCTCTAGTGCACCCCTCAGGCCTCATACTGGTGGTGATGTACGGTGGGATGCCATTACCATGGTGTCTAAAGGTTCCCCACTTAATCTTAGCCATTTTCGGCTTCTTAAGCGCATAGGTTATGGAGACATTGGCAGTGTCTATCTTGTTGAGCTCAGAGGAACAAATACATTTTTTGCCATGAAAGTCATGGACAAGGCATCTCTTGCTAGTAGAAACAAGTTATTGCGAGCACAGACAGAAAGAGAGATACTTGGACTTCTTGACCACCCATTCTTGCCCACTCTCTATTCTTACTTTGAGACTGATAAGTTCTATTGCTTGGTCATGGAGTACTGTAGTGGAGGTAATCTGCATTCTCTTCGGCAGAAGCAACCTAACAAGCATTTTACAGAGGAAGCTGCAAG ATTTTATGCATCACAGGTTTTGTTAGCACTTGAGTATCTGCACATGCTAGGAATTGTGTACAGGGATTTAAAACCAGAAAATGTTCTAGTAAGAGATGAGGGTCATATCATGCTCTCAGACTTTGATCTCTCACTCCGTTGTTCTGTCAATCCTACACTAGTCAAGTCATCATCTGTCCACGTAAgcaatggtggtggtggaggtggtggtgggggcATTTTAGACGATGACCTTGCTGTGCATGGTTGTATGCAGCCATCCCATTTCTTTCCACGCATTTTACCAGGCAAGAAAAATCGGAAATCTAAATCAGATTTTGGCCTTTCTGCTAATGGCAACCTCCCTGAACTGATGGCAGAGCCTACAAATGTGCGCTCCATGTCATTTGTTGGAACACATGAATATCTAGCCCCAGAGATTATTCGTGGAGAGGGCCATGGTAGTGCAGTGGACTGGTGGACGTTTGGTATCTTCTTATATGAGCTCTTACATGGGACAACCCCCTTCAAAGGTCACGGAAATCGTGCCACACTTTTCAACGTCGTAGGGCAGCCTCTGAAATTCCCAGAAACACCACAAGTGAGTGTTGTTGCACGAAATCTCATACGAGGACTGTTGGTGAAAGAACCACAAAAACGGATTGCCTATAAAAGGGGTGCCACAGAAATAAAGCAACACCCATTTTTTGAGGGAGTGAACTGGGCTCTGGTGAGATGTGCCACGCCTCCGCACGTTCCTGAGCCAGTAGACTTTTCACAATATGCTAGCAAGGAAGCAAACACTGCAGACAAAAAGATCACAGATATTAGAGGTGACAAAAAGAACAATAGTCATAATGATTCATCTTATGTAGATTTTGAGTACTTCTAG
- the LOC18779564 gene encoding isocitrate dehydrogenase [NADP] isoform X2 — MESFNKIKVTNPVVEMDGDEMTRIFWKSIKDKLIFPFLELDIKYFDLGLPNRDATNDKVTIESAEATLKYNVAIKCATITPDETRVKEFNLKQMWRSPNGTIRNILNGTVFREPIICRNVPRLVPGWTKPICIGRHAFGDQYRATDAIIEGPGKLKMVFVPDGPNEKTEWEVYNFTGAGGIALSMYNTDESIRAFAEASMNTAYQKKWPLYLSTKNTILKKYDGRFKDIFQEVYEAHWRSRFEAAGICEGGYVWACKNYDGDVQSDFLAQGFGSLGLMTSILVCPDGKTIEAEAAHGTVTRHYRVHQKGGETSTNSIASIFAWSRGLAHRAKLDGNDRLLDYTEKLEAACVSTVESGKMTKDLALLIHGPKVTRSKYLNTEEFIDAVAEELRVRLFSRAKL; from the exons ATGGAGTCATTCAACAAGATAAAGGTCACCAACCCGGTTGTCGAAATGGATG GAGATGAAATGACTCGAATTTTCTGGAAATCGATAAAAGATAAG CTTATCTTTCCCTTCCTGGAGTTGGATATCAAGTACTTTGACCTTGGCCTCCCTAATCGTGATGCCACCAATGATAAAGTCACAATTGAAAGTGCTGAAGCTACTCTTAA GTACAATGTTGCAATAAAGTGTGCAACTATAACTCCAG ATGAGACTCGTGTTAAGGAGTTCAACTTGAAACAGATGTGGAGGAGTCCAAATGGGACAATACGGAACATTTTAAATG GTACTGTTTTTAGAGAACCAATTATCTGCAGAAATGTTCCCCGACTTGTTCCAG GTTGGACAAAGCCAATATGCATTGGGAGGCATGCTTTTGGTGACCAGTACCGAGCAACTGATGCAATCATAGAAGGACCTGGAAAACTTAAAATGGTTTTTG TACCTGATGGGCCCAATGAGAAGACAGAGTGGGAGGTTTACAACTTTACTGGTGCTGGAGGCATAGCTTTGTCCATGTATAACACGGATGAG TCTATCCGTGCTTTTGCTGAGGCTTCCATGAACACTGCCTATCAGAAAAAGTGGCCACTATATCTTAGCACTAAAAATACTATTCTGAAGAAATATGATGGAAG ATTCAAGGACATCTTCCAGGAAGTTTATGAAGCTCATTGGAGATCCAGATTTGAGGCTGCAGGGATTTG TGAAGGAGGTTATGTTTGGGCATGCAAAAATTATGATGGGGATGTGCAAAGTGACTTCTTAGCCCAAG GCTTTGGATCTCTGGGGCTGATGACATCTATACTG GTGTGCCCAGATGGAAAGACCATTGAAGCTGAGGCAGCCCATGGTACAGTAACACGCCATTACCGAGTTCACCAAAAAGGAGGTGAAACCAGCACAAACAGCATAGCTTCTATCTTTGCTTGGTCCCGAGGTCTTGCACACAG GGCAAAGTTGGATGGCAATGACAGACTCTTGGATTATACGGAGAAGCTTGAAGCAGCCTGTGTTTCGACTGTCGAATCTGGGAAGATGACCAAGGATCTTGCACTCCTTATCCATGGGCCTAA GGTCACTAGGTCTAAGTATCTGAATACCGAAGAATTTATTGATGCTGTGGCTGAGGAGCTGAGAGTGAGATTGTTTAGCAGAGCAAAGTTGTAA